From Streptomyces sp. NBC_00370, a single genomic window includes:
- a CDS encoding LacI family DNA-binding transcriptional regulator, whose product MAFRPSAGTGTARLADIAVQAGVSEATVSRVLNGKPGVSATTRESVLAALDLLGYERPVRLRQRSAGLIGLITPELENPIFPAFAQIIGQALTRQGYTPVLATQTPGGSTEDELVEMLVERGVDGFIFVSGLHADSTADTERYARLEGQGVPFVLINGFSEKINAPFISPDDRGAMRLAVTHLASLGHRKIGLAVGQKRFVPVLRKIEGFTAAMADVLGLTDAEAQALIQHSLYTLEGGQAAATALIDAGCTAVVCASDMMALGAIRAARQQRLRVPEDVSVVGFDDSPLIAFTDPPLTTIRQPVAAMSQAAVHALLEEVGGTPTPHSEFIFLPELVVRGSTAAGPTAP is encoded by the coding sequence ATGGCATTCCGTCCCTCCGCAGGCACCGGAACCGCGCGCCTCGCCGACATCGCGGTGCAGGCCGGAGTGAGCGAAGCGACGGTCAGCCGGGTGCTCAACGGCAAGCCCGGCGTCTCCGCCACCACACGCGAGTCCGTACTGGCCGCTCTGGACCTGCTGGGTTACGAGCGGCCGGTACGGCTGCGGCAACGCAGCGCCGGGCTGATCGGGCTGATCACGCCCGAGCTGGAGAACCCGATCTTCCCCGCCTTCGCGCAGATCATCGGGCAGGCGCTCACCAGGCAGGGATACACCCCGGTGCTCGCCACCCAGACGCCGGGCGGCTCGACCGAGGACGAACTGGTCGAGATGCTGGTGGAGCGCGGGGTGGACGGATTCATCTTCGTCTCGGGGCTGCACGCCGACTCCACGGCCGACACGGAGCGCTACGCCCGGCTCGAAGGGCAGGGCGTGCCCTTCGTCCTCATCAACGGCTTCTCCGAGAAGATCAACGCGCCGTTCATCTCGCCCGACGACCGCGGTGCGATGCGGCTCGCCGTCACCCACCTCGCGTCGCTGGGACACCGCAAGATCGGTCTCGCGGTGGGACAGAAACGTTTTGTACCCGTCCTGCGCAAGATCGAGGGGTTCACGGCCGCGATGGCGGACGTGCTCGGGCTGACCGACGCGGAGGCGCAGGCGCTGATCCAGCACTCCCTGTACACGCTGGAGGGCGGCCAGGCCGCAGCCACCGCGCTGATCGACGCCGGCTGTACGGCGGTGGTGTGCGCCTCCGACATGATGGCGCTCGGCGCGATCAGGGCCGCCCGCCAGCAGCGGCTGCGGGTGCCGGAGGACGTGTCGGTGGTCGGCTTCGACGACTCGCCGCTGATCGCCTTCACCGACCCGCCGCTGACCACCATCCGGCAGCCGGTGGCCGCGATGAGCCAGGCCGCCGTGCACGCGCTGCTGGAGGAGGTCGGCGGAACGCCCACCCCGCACAGCGAGTTCATCTTCCTGCCGGAACTGGTCGTCCGCGGCTCGACGGCGGCGGGTCCCACCGCCCCCTGA
- a CDS encoding extracellular solute-binding protein has protein sequence MRRGMSAVAMAAAIALGVTACGGSDNDGKSDGGSAADPASVSGAITYWDTSDAKNEAPAYQALIKAFEAKYPKIKVTYQNVDFTTVEQRFKAAAQSGKGAPDVIRTDVGLIPEYASLHYIAPLDGTPALSQSEDFVEGPLDTTKYNGKSYGAPSVTDTLALLYNKDIFAKAGISKPPATWDELIADSRTIAKKVPGVAGTYVNPDSYFLFPLLFGEGADLADPAAKKITVNSPQAVAAVTKAKEIYDTSSLKVDFASAYDNMQTSFKTGKVAMLIQGPWSVADDLTGSAFKGKESNLGYAPVPAGSTGKALAPTGGHDLAVYQGSKHLDASYLFTQFMTSSASQQQIALKNGTLPTRTSAYTPEVLKDPEIAGFKPILDTARPRVALPQVGSLFVPLQQQYIKILQGQTPVKAGLDATAKQFGKLLPGYSVQ, from the coding sequence ATGCGACGCGGCATGTCCGCCGTCGCGATGGCCGCTGCCATCGCGCTCGGAGTCACCGCCTGTGGCGGCAGCGACAACGACGGCAAGAGCGACGGAGGTTCGGCAGCCGACCCCGCATCGGTCTCCGGCGCGATCACCTACTGGGACACCTCGGACGCCAAGAACGAGGCCCCGGCCTACCAGGCGCTCATCAAGGCGTTCGAAGCCAAGTACCCGAAGATCAAGGTCACGTACCAGAACGTCGACTTCACCACCGTGGAGCAGCGGTTCAAGGCGGCGGCCCAGAGCGGCAAGGGCGCGCCCGACGTGATCCGTACCGACGTCGGGCTCATCCCCGAGTACGCGTCGCTGCACTACATCGCCCCGCTGGACGGCACCCCCGCGCTCTCGCAGAGCGAGGACTTCGTCGAAGGTCCGCTCGACACGACCAAGTACAACGGGAAGAGCTACGGCGCTCCCTCGGTCACCGACACGCTGGCCCTGCTCTACAACAAGGACATCTTCGCCAAGGCCGGCATCAGCAAGCCGCCGGCCACCTGGGACGAGCTGATCGCCGACTCCAGGACGATCGCGAAGAAGGTCCCCGGCGTCGCCGGCACCTACGTCAACCCCGACTCGTACTTCCTCTTCCCGCTCCTGTTCGGCGAGGGCGCCGACCTCGCCGACCCGGCGGCCAAGAAGATCACCGTCAACTCGCCGCAGGCCGTGGCAGCGGTCACCAAGGCCAAGGAGATCTACGACACCTCGTCGCTGAAGGTCGACTTCGCCAGCGCGTACGACAACATGCAGACCTCGTTCAAGACCGGCAAGGTCGCCATGCTGATCCAGGGCCCCTGGTCCGTCGCCGACGACCTGACCGGATCCGCCTTCAAGGGCAAGGAGTCCAACCTCGGTTACGCGCCCGTCCCCGCCGGTTCGACCGGGAAGGCGCTCGCCCCGACCGGCGGCCACGACCTCGCCGTCTACCAGGGCTCGAAGCACCTCGACGCGTCGTACCTCTTCACGCAGTTCATGACCTCGTCGGCCAGCCAGCAGCAGATCGCGCTGAAGAACGGCACCCTGCCGACCCGCACCTCCGCCTACACCCCCGAGGTGCTGAAGGACCCGGAGATCGCCGGCTTCAAGCCGATCCTCGACACCGCCCGGCCCCGGGTCGCACTGCCGCAGGTCGGCAGTCTGTTCGTGCCGCTCCAGCAGCAGTACATCAAGATCCTGCAGGGGCAGACCCCGGTCAAGGCCGGACTGGACGCGACCGCCAAGCAGTTCGGCAAGCTGCTGCCCGGCTACAGCGTGCAGTAG
- a CDS encoding spermidine synthase: protein MSARFEEIDWRPTPMGDISLRRRREPVSGDDVYEVKLGDEFLMSSLFTAGEIALTRLGLAQAPAGRLDVVVGGLGLGYTARAALEDPRVASLIVVDALAEVIEWHERGLVPLGAGLATDPRCRLVRGDFFAMTGDATGLDPLAPGRLFDAILLDVDHSPRHVLHPSHAALYTAAGLRTLGERLRPDGVFALWSNDPPDDPFTALLGEVFAEARAHVVEFDNPLQGGTSTNTVYVARK from the coding sequence ATGAGCGCGCGTTTCGAGGAGATCGACTGGCGGCCGACCCCGATGGGTGACATCAGTCTGCGCCGCCGCAGGGAGCCGGTGTCGGGCGACGACGTGTACGAGGTGAAGCTCGGCGACGAGTTCCTCATGTCGAGCCTCTTCACCGCCGGTGAGATCGCCCTGACCCGGCTCGGCCTCGCGCAGGCGCCGGCCGGCCGGCTCGACGTCGTGGTCGGCGGACTCGGCCTCGGGTACACCGCACGGGCGGCGCTGGAGGACCCGCGCGTCGCGTCCCTGATCGTGGTCGACGCGCTCGCCGAGGTGATCGAGTGGCACGAGCGCGGACTGGTGCCGCTCGGCGCCGGGTTGGCGACCGACCCGCGCTGCCGGCTGGTCAGGGGCGACTTCTTCGCGATGACCGGCGACGCGACGGGTCTGGACCCGCTGGCCCCGGGCCGGCTCTTCGACGCGATCCTGCTGGACGTGGACCACTCACCGCGCCATGTACTGCACCCCAGCCACGCGGCTCTCTACACGGCCGCGGGGCTGCGCACGCTCGGTGAACGGCTCAGGCCCGACGGCGTGTTCGCCCTGTGGTCGAACGATCCGCCCGACGACCCGTTCACCGCGCTGCTCGGCGAGGTCTTCGCCGAAGCCCGGGCGCATGTGGTCGAGTTCGACAACCCGCTGCAGGGCGGTACCTCGACCAACACCGTGTACGTCGCGCGGAAATGA
- a CDS encoding sugar ABC transporter permease has translation MSVTTERGFSASRAASGKAVRGARSGARRTHRRRGERSRRASILLHATLLVASATAVFPVLWIVFISLGPGTAWQQPGEVLSHLGLENYRFVLFHSHFPRWMLSSLIVAGCTTVLGVLIAASAGYAISRMRFPGHRSLMWTFLLTQMFPVAVLIVPLYNLLARFGLIDSYLGLILVYCTISVPFCAWMLKGYFDTIPREIDEAGRVDGLNPFGTFWRLIVPLARPGLAVTAFYTFLTAWGEVAYSTQFMGANHYTLAAGIRTFASDQRANWGAMTAASVIIAIPAAVVFLLVQRHLVAGLTAGGAKG, from the coding sequence ATGAGCGTCACCACCGAGCGCGGCTTCTCCGCGTCCCGCGCGGCGAGCGGCAAGGCCGTGCGCGGCGCCCGCAGCGGCGCCCGCCGTACCCACCGGCGCAGGGGCGAGCGCAGCCGCCGCGCCTCGATCCTGCTGCACGCCACCCTGCTGGTGGCCAGTGCCACGGCCGTCTTCCCCGTGCTGTGGATCGTCTTCATCTCGCTGGGTCCCGGCACCGCCTGGCAGCAGCCCGGCGAAGTACTCAGCCATCTCGGCCTGGAGAACTACCGGTTCGTGCTGTTCCACAGCCACTTCCCCCGGTGGATGCTCAGCTCGCTGATCGTGGCCGGCTGCACCACCGTGCTCGGTGTGCTGATCGCCGCCAGCGCCGGCTACGCCATCTCCCGGATGCGGTTCCCCGGACACCGCTCGCTGATGTGGACCTTCCTGCTCACCCAGATGTTCCCGGTCGCCGTACTGATCGTGCCGCTGTACAACCTGCTCGCGCGATTCGGTCTCATCGACAGCTACCTGGGGCTGATCCTGGTGTACTGCACCATCTCGGTGCCGTTCTGCGCCTGGATGCTCAAGGGGTACTTCGACACCATCCCGCGCGAGATCGACGAGGCGGGCCGGGTGGACGGCCTCAACCCGTTCGGCACGTTCTGGCGGCTGATCGTGCCGCTCGCCAGGCCGGGCCTCGCCGTCACCGCGTTCTACACCTTCCTCACCGCGTGGGGCGAAGTCGCCTACTCCACCCAGTTCATGGGCGCCAACCACTACACACTGGCGGCCGGCATCCGGACCTTCGCCTCCGACCAGCGCGCCAACTGGGGCGCCATGACGGCGGCTTCCGTCATCATCGCGATACCCGCGGCCGTCGTCTTCCTGCTCGTCCAGCGCCATCTGGTCGCCGGACTCACCGCGGGCGGCGCGAAAGGCTGA
- a CDS encoding carbohydrate ABC transporter permease, translated as MTTATMDQPARDAAPEPRAPRPGPVTLLKRSWDKHWYAWAMVAPVVIVIGVLVLYPLGYGLYLSFTDATEANVAKDIGAFHAEATYQFVGLDNYWKIVSGQDGDFYPRLEWTVIWTVSCVAITYSIGLAMATLLNRPVKFRLFYRLALILPWAVPAFVGVFAWRLMFNSQYGVFNDIINAAGLPSQDWLGTPFAQKIAVIMVNVWCGVPFMMVAILGGLQAIPNELYEAAEMDGASPLQRFRDVTLPGLRPVTGTVVLLSTVWTFNMFPIIYLLLGNNTTGDTDILVTYAYQKAFTGVSDYSGAAAYGIVILLILVAFSTFYRRQLKTQD; from the coding sequence ATGACCACCGCCACCATGGACCAACCCGCCCGGGACGCGGCCCCCGAGCCGCGTGCCCCCCGGCCAGGCCCCGTGACACTGCTCAAACGGTCCTGGGACAAGCACTGGTACGCCTGGGCCATGGTCGCCCCCGTCGTCATCGTGATCGGCGTCCTGGTGCTGTACCCCCTGGGCTACGGGCTCTACCTGTCGTTCACCGACGCCACCGAGGCCAACGTCGCCAAGGACATCGGCGCCTTCCACGCCGAGGCCACCTACCAGTTCGTCGGCCTCGACAACTACTGGAAGATCGTCTCCGGGCAGGACGGCGACTTCTACCCCCGGCTGGAATGGACGGTGATCTGGACGGTCTCCTGCGTCGCGATCACCTACTCCATCGGCCTCGCGATGGCGACCCTGCTCAACCGCCCGGTGAAATTCCGGCTGTTCTACCGGCTGGCGCTGATCCTGCCGTGGGCGGTGCCCGCCTTCGTCGGCGTCTTCGCGTGGCGGCTGATGTTCAACTCGCAGTACGGCGTGTTCAACGACATCATCAACGCGGCCGGACTGCCGTCCCAGGACTGGCTCGGCACCCCCTTCGCGCAGAAGATCGCCGTCATCATGGTGAACGTCTGGTGCGGCGTGCCCTTCATGATGGTGGCCATCCTCGGCGGCCTCCAGGCCATCCCCAACGAGCTGTACGAGGCCGCCGAGATGGACGGCGCCTCACCGCTCCAGCGGTTCCGCGACGTGACCCTGCCGGGTCTGCGCCCGGTCACCGGCACGGTGGTCCTGCTCAGCACCGTCTGGACGTTCAACATGTTCCCGATCATCTATCTGCTGCTCGGCAACAACACCACAGGCGACACCGACATCCTGGTGACCTACGCCTACCAGAAGGCGTTCACCGGAGTGTCCGACTACTCGGGCGCGGCGGCCTACGGCATCGTCATCCTGCTGATCCTCGTTGCCTTCTCCACCTTCTACCGCCGCCAGTTGAAGACGCAGGACTAG
- a CDS encoding carbohydrate-binding module family 20 domain-containing protein, with protein MLRSPGRAEPHTRERRRRSGRLRSLLAVGALTAAAVVPLTLLQEGVAQAAGNGGDVTANMFMWNWQSVASECTDVLGPKGYGAVQVSPPQDSIRLSGAHPWWEIYQPVGYDLNSRMGSEAQFASMVSTCHAAGVKVYADAVINHMSGADQPSTDSYGGDSFNVGSRTYSQVPYSSGDFHSYPGSCPTSNLAINDWNNQAQVQECFLSNLVDLNTESDGVRGKIAGYLNKLIGYGVDGFRVDAAKHINQTDMANIESRLNNTQWGGRPYILQEIALGGSGNLAPAAFEANGSVIGFDYANALKSAFQGSIAGLRNLATSGLEPSAKNGAMVTNHDTERNGSTLNYKNGSTYTLANEFMLAYGYGAPTVYSGFAFDGSDDSPPAASNGVVTGTDCATTWVCTDRTRGIANMVGWHNAAKGESVANWWDDGNNTVAFSRGRTAWIALNNSGSAVTRTFTTGLAAGTYCDIIHGDLAGSGSCSGPTVTVDSSGNAALTVAAHDSVALYGAGDSTPTDPPAGGVTETFHESKAVPAGQKVYVVGSIAGLGSWDPAAAIALTSSDQSNWTGSVSLPANTSFEYKYIVKDASGNVTWEPGNNHTAGTGASGGTRNDTWGSQSSGDGSGQTAVAFHENKSVSGTQKVYVVGSVAALGTWNTGSAIALTSSNQTAWAGSVSLPPNTSFEYKYILKDSSGNVTWESGGNRTANSGSSGTLTLNDTWK; from the coding sequence ATGCTTCGATCACCAGGTCGCGCCGAGCCGCACACCCGGGAGCGGCGGCGCCGTTCCGGTCGCCTGCGCAGTCTGCTCGCCGTCGGCGCGCTCACCGCGGCCGCCGTCGTACCACTGACCCTCCTCCAGGAGGGTGTCGCGCAGGCGGCGGGGAACGGGGGTGATGTGACGGCCAACATGTTCATGTGGAACTGGCAGTCCGTCGCCTCGGAATGCACCGACGTCCTCGGCCCCAAGGGGTACGGCGCGGTGCAGGTCTCGCCGCCGCAGGACTCGATCCGGCTCTCCGGAGCCCACCCGTGGTGGGAGATCTACCAGCCGGTCGGCTACGACCTGAACAGCCGCATGGGCAGCGAGGCGCAGTTCGCCTCCATGGTCTCCACCTGCCACGCGGCGGGTGTGAAGGTCTACGCGGACGCCGTCATCAACCACATGTCGGGCGCCGATCAGCCCAGTACGGACTCCTACGGCGGCGACAGCTTCAACGTCGGGTCCCGGACGTACAGCCAAGTGCCCTACAGCTCTGGCGACTTCCACAGCTATCCGGGCAGCTGCCCCACCTCGAACCTGGCCATCAACGACTGGAACAACCAGGCCCAGGTGCAGGAGTGCTTCCTGTCGAACCTGGTCGACCTGAACACCGAGTCCGACGGGGTACGCGGGAAGATCGCCGGCTATCTGAACAAGCTGATCGGCTACGGCGTGGACGGCTTCCGGGTGGACGCCGCCAAGCACATCAACCAGACCGACATGGCGAACATCGAGTCCCGGCTCAACAACACCCAGTGGGGCGGCCGTCCCTACATCCTCCAGGAGATCGCGCTGGGCGGCAGTGGCAATCTGGCGCCCGCCGCTTTCGAGGCCAACGGCAGTGTGATCGGCTTCGACTACGCCAACGCGCTCAAGTCCGCGTTCCAGGGCAGCATCGCGGGGCTGCGGAACCTGGCCACCTCCGGTCTTGAGCCGAGCGCCAAGAACGGCGCCATGGTCACCAACCACGACACCGAGCGCAACGGCAGCACCCTGAACTACAAGAACGGCAGCACGTACACGCTCGCCAACGAGTTCATGCTCGCCTACGGCTACGGAGCGCCGACGGTCTACTCCGGGTTCGCCTTCGACGGCTCGGACGACTCGCCGCCCGCCGCGTCCAACGGAGTGGTCACCGGTACGGACTGCGCGACCACCTGGGTCTGCACCGACCGCACCCGGGGTATCGCCAACATGGTCGGCTGGCACAACGCGGCCAAGGGCGAGTCCGTGGCCAACTGGTGGGACGACGGCAACAACACCGTCGCGTTCAGCCGCGGCCGTACGGCGTGGATCGCCCTCAACAACAGCGGCTCGGCCGTCACCCGGACCTTCACCACGGGACTGGCGGCGGGCACCTACTGCGACATCATCCACGGCGACCTCGCCGGTTCCGGCTCCTGCTCGGGCCCGACCGTGACGGTCGACTCCTCGGGCAACGCGGCGCTGACCGTGGCCGCCCATGACTCCGTCGCGCTGTACGGTGCGGGCGACTCGACCCCGACCGACCCGCCGGCCGGCGGCGTCACGGAGACCTTCCACGAGAGCAAGGCCGTCCCGGCGGGCCAGAAGGTCTATGTCGTCGGCTCCATAGCGGGACTCGGCAGCTGGGACCCCGCTGCCGCCATCGCGCTCACCTCCTCCGACCAGTCGAACTGGACCGGCTCGGTGAGCCTCCCGGCGAACACCTCCTTCGAGTACAAGTACATCGTCAAGGACGCCTCGGGGAACGTCACCTGGGAGCCGGGCAACAACCACACGGCCGGCACCGGGGCCTCCGGCGGCACCCGGAACGACACCTGGGGCAGTCAGTCCTCCGGTGACGGCAGCGGTCAGACCGCCGTGGCCTTCCATGAGAACAAGTCGGTCTCCGGCACCCAGAAGGTGTACGTCGTCGGATCGGTCGCCGCGCTGGGCACCTGGAACACCGGCTCGGCCATCGCGCTGACCTCGTCGAACCAGACCGCGTGGGCGGGTTCGGTCAGCCTGCCGCCGAACACCTCGTTCGAGTACAAGTACATCCTCAAGGACAGCTCCGGAAACGTCACCTGGGAGTCGGGCGGCAATCGCACGGCCAACAGCGGGAGTTCCGGCACCCTCACCCTGAACGACACCTGGAAGTAG
- a CDS encoding glycoside hydrolase family 13 protein translates to MSQHLTDTPSSAATAAAAERADWWREAVIYQVYPRSFADSDGDGIGDLPGVTARLPYLRELGVDAVWLSPFYASPQADAGYDVADYRAVDPVFGTLPDADDLVRTAHTLGLRVIVDLVPNHCSDQHEWFKQALREGAGSPLRRRFHFRPGQGAHGELPPNDWESVFGGPAWTRTTEPDGAPGEWYLHLFAPEQPDFNWDCPAVHDEFRSVLRFWLDLGIDGFRVDVAHGLVKAPGLPDVGHDGQVALLGTDAMPYFDQDGVHEIYRSWRRILDEYQGDRVAVAEAWTPTVERAARYLRPDELHQAFNFSYLTTPWDAAALRDVIDDSLNAMGAVGAPATWVLSNHDVTRHATRLAHPVPSLRRGEPAPTQLREAGDRELGLRRARAATLLMLALPGSAYVYQGEELGLPDVTDLPDEVRQDPSFFRAAGQDGFRDGCRVPVPWTRDGGSYGFGAGGSWLPQPDSWAGLSVEAQTGDPDSTLELYRAALAVRRAHPALGAGSSVTWLEAPDGVLAFRRDPAGTPVTADGAGGAVVCTVNLTGAPITLPRPGRMLVASSTATATDAASHTAAVDGGSSMEIKIPADTAIWWAI, encoded by the coding sequence ATGAGCCAGCACCTCACCGACACGCCCAGCTCCGCCGCGACCGCAGCCGCCGCCGAGCGCGCGGACTGGTGGCGCGAAGCGGTCATCTACCAGGTCTACCCGCGCAGTTTCGCCGACAGTGACGGCGACGGCATCGGTGATCTGCCGGGCGTCACCGCCCGGCTGCCGTACCTGCGCGAGCTGGGCGTCGACGCGGTGTGGCTGTCACCGTTCTACGCGTCCCCGCAGGCCGACGCCGGATACGACGTCGCCGACTACCGTGCCGTCGACCCGGTGTTCGGCACCCTGCCCGACGCCGACGACCTGGTACGGACGGCGCACACCCTGGGTCTGCGGGTCATCGTGGACCTGGTGCCCAACCACTGCTCCGACCAGCACGAGTGGTTCAAGCAGGCGCTGCGCGAAGGCGCCGGCTCCCCACTGCGCCGGCGCTTCCACTTCCGCCCAGGACAGGGCGCACACGGCGAACTGCCGCCCAACGACTGGGAGTCCGTCTTCGGCGGCCCCGCCTGGACCAGGACCACTGAACCCGACGGCGCCCCCGGCGAGTGGTACCTCCATCTGTTCGCCCCCGAACAGCCGGACTTCAACTGGGACTGCCCGGCCGTGCACGACGAGTTCCGCTCCGTGCTGCGCTTCTGGCTGGACCTCGGCATCGACGGTTTCCGTGTCGACGTCGCACACGGCCTGGTGAAGGCCCCGGGGCTGCCGGACGTCGGCCACGACGGTCAGGTCGCCCTGCTCGGCACCGACGCCATGCCGTACTTCGACCAGGACGGTGTGCACGAGATCTACCGCAGCTGGCGGCGGATCCTCGACGAGTACCAGGGCGACCGGGTCGCCGTGGCCGAGGCATGGACACCGACCGTCGAGAGGGCCGCGCGCTACCTGCGCCCCGACGAGCTGCACCAGGCGTTCAACTTCTCGTACCTGACGACCCCTTGGGACGCCGCAGCGCTCCGCGACGTCATCGACGACTCGCTGAACGCCATGGGCGCGGTGGGCGCGCCCGCCACCTGGGTGCTCTCGAACCACGACGTCACCCGGCACGCCACCCGGCTGGCCCACCCCGTACCGTCCCTCCGCCGCGGCGAGCCCGCCCCCACCCAGCTGCGCGAGGCGGGCGACCGCGAACTGGGGCTGCGCAGGGCCCGCGCGGCGACGCTGCTGATGCTGGCGCTGCCCGGCTCGGCCTACGTCTACCAGGGTGAGGAGTTGGGTCTGCCCGACGTCACGGACCTGCCCGACGAGGTGCGGCAGGATCCGTCGTTCTTCCGCGCGGCGGGCCAGGACGGCTTCCGTGACGGCTGCCGGGTGCCGGTCCCGTGGACCAGGGACGGCGGCTCGTACGGCTTCGGCGCGGGCGGCAGTTGGCTGCCGCAGCCCGACTCCTGGGCCGGACTGTCCGTCGAGGCACAGACCGGCGACCCCGATTCCACACTTGAGCTGTACCGCGCCGCGCTGGCCGTACGCCGGGCGCACCCGGCGCTCGGCGCGGGCTCCTCGGTGACCTGGCTGGAAGCCCCGGACGGTGTGCTCGCCTTCCGCCGCGACCCCGCCGGCACCCCGGTCACCGCCGACGGTGCGGGGGGAGCCGTGGTGTGCACGGTCAATCTGACCGGAGCGCCGATCACCCTGCCACGTCCGGGTCGTATGCTGGTCGCGAGCAGCACGGCAACGGCAACCGACGCCGCGTCGCACACGGCGGCGGTTGATGGAGGTTCGTCCATGGAGATCAAGATCCCCGCTGACACGGCCATCTGGTGGGCGATCTGA
- a CDS encoding cupin domain-containing protein has translation MKSEHEFFPADALPWSDGPQAGTAEKILSRDESDPDVLTRLVRWEAGLDTSAAGVIRHEWVEEVYLLQGELHDLTLGRTFRAGEYAARPPGMEHGPYRTAGGCVMLEIRYRSAAAKLRP, from the coding sequence ATGAAGAGCGAGCACGAATTCTTCCCCGCGGACGCGCTGCCGTGGTCCGACGGGCCGCAGGCCGGGACCGCGGAGAAGATCCTCAGCAGGGACGAGAGCGACCCGGACGTACTGACCCGGCTGGTCCGCTGGGAAGCGGGCCTCGACACCTCGGCCGCCGGGGTGATCCGGCACGAGTGGGTCGAGGAGGTCTATCTGCTCCAGGGCGAGCTGCACGACCTGACCCTCGGCCGGACGTTCCGCGCCGGTGAGTACGCCGCGCGGCCGCCCGGGATGGAGCACGGCCCGTACCGTACGGCCGGCGGCTGCGTGATGCTGGAGATCCGCTACCGCAGTGCGGCCGCGAAGCTGCGTCCGTAG